TCCACCACATCCAGCGTTACATCAGGGCGAAACCGAAAGAAAGAATGAATAGTTTGCCCCTGAACGTTAATGGCTGCCACTCCGGTAGGTGCCAGTACAGCCAGGCTTTTCTTAGTGTTTCCTCTGAAATACTGCAAAAGAGTTGACTTTCCTGTTCCTGCCCGGCCGGTGATAAAGACCGACTGCTGGCTTTTTTCCATAATCTCCAGGGCCTTCATAAATTCTGAGTTGAATTCAAGATCCTTTGGAAAAGTCATGGTAGAATCACCAACACCCAGCTGAAAATAGTTGCCGGCTTTGCCTTTTAACTACTGTGTCTATCGAGAACTTTTGCATTCTATACTATTTTTATGGTATTTTGTGGGTTCTCCTGCATGTTCTTCCGGCTTTTTGGGTTTTAAAGGAGCATAGTTTCCTTTTCAAGATAAAATTTCCCCCTATACCATTTTAGCATGGGTTGTTGCCGATTTGTGTAAACGAATTAAGGTGGGGTAAGGTCGGTCAGAGCATTCGTGTTTCTGGAAAAATCTCATGTCTTCCTGGTTATGGGAGAGTCATTGATATTTCTACGCTTTAGCTTCCAAACCCCGTTCCAAGAAATATCCTGGGTTCCTGTGCTGCAAGGAAGAAAAATAACCGCGCTATGCCTTCTGGGTAAGTAAGGGCGAGAAGCATAAAAGGGAAGAGAAGATTTTAAAAAATGTACCTTCAATAAGTTGATGCTATTCAATGTAATTTGGAACATTGACAATGTTTCTTAAATAAGGTACTTTTTTAGTAGATAAAAACAGGTAAAGAGTTTTGTTGATTTTTTATTTGCTCTGGTTATGATATATCAGATATTGGATAGTAGATCAATTTGGGTTTGGGGGGTGGTGCTGACTCTTTAAAAAGCTTTAATGTGTATTGCAGTGTAGGATTTTTTACGGGCCAGGAATGCTGGTGACAGTTAGCAAAAAATCGTTACTGAAAAATGTCAGAAGGGGAGGTTATTCATGAAAAGTTTCAAATGGATTTCGGTACTGGTTGTTTTAACCTTTGTTTGCTTTCTCCTTGCGGGTTTAGCGATGGCTGTTCCCAAATATGTTTTGAAATTTAACCATGTTTTGGGTGCAGCCGAACCGTATCACGAGGGTTTTTTGAAATGGGCCAAGGCTGTTGAAGAACGGACCAATGGCGATTTGAAAATCGAAGTATATCACAGCGCACAGTTAGGAGTCGAGGAAGACATTTTGGAACAAATCAGGGCGGGGGCAAACATTGGTCAAAACACTGATTCAGCGAGAATGGGTATGTATGTACCTGAGATTGCAGTTATGAATGCAGCTTACTTCATTGATTTCATGGGTGCTAAGACACCGGAAGAAGTTATGGAAACACTCAGAAAGATCAAAGAATCGGAAGTCATGAAGAAGTGGCTTAGGGATCTCGAGGAGAAATACGGTTTTAAGGTGCTTTCCTTCATGTGGGTTCAGGGCTACCGGCATTTTATAACTAATAAACCCATTCGGACTCCCGAGGACCTCAAGGGTTTGAGAATCAGAACGCCGGGAGCGCCTATCTGGCAGGAATCAATTCGCGCTCTTGGGGCACAGCCAGTAGCAGTTAACTTTGGAGAAATCTATACAGCCGTGCAGACCAAGGCGGTTGATGGTGCTGAGTTGGTATATGCTAATGTTGTTGCTGCCTCTCTTTACGAAGTTTTGAAATACATGTCGGAAACAGGGCACATATTGCTGATTAACTTTGAGGTGGTCAGCTCTAAATGGTTTAACAGCTTGCCGCCTGAATACCAGCAGATTCTGGTTGAAGAATGTGATAAAGCTGGCGTGGAAACCTCGCTTAAAATAATGCAAGAACTCGAAGAATCTTTTAAGCAGCAGGCCATTGAAAAGGGTCTTCAGGTTATCACTGATGTTGATAAGGAAGCTTTTATGAAGGCAGCAGAAAAAGCATACGAAAAGCTCAACTTGGTTAAGACACGAAACGCGCTTATGGAAGCAATTAAGGAGGAATGAGCGGAGAGTTTTTGATTTTAATTTTAGTGTGTGTCTTGTGGAAGCGAAGCAGGGTGACAATGAATAAACTGCTGAAAGGAAAATGCATACAAATAGTGGCAGCTTGTTTTGAGTTGGCATTCAAATGCTTTGCTGTGGAAAGGCCCAACCTGAAAGGTTGGGCCTTTGGCATTTAGCCAGAATGTGTTTTTTGAGGGGTGGTTGGTGGTGCATAAAATCGATTTTTATCTTCTCAAGTTTGAGAAAAATGCTGCGAAGGTTTTGGTTTTGTCCATGGTGGTCCTGGTTTTTGCTTCGGGCATTGCCCGTTTCCTTCATTACCCTATCAACTGGGCTGTAGATATCAGTACCTTCATGTTTGCCTGGGCCTGTTTTTTTGCGGTTGATGTAGCCTGGAGAGAGAACAAAATGATGAGGGTAGATCTCTTTGTCAAAAGGTTTCCGAAAAGAACGCAGAGGCTTTTCAGGCTCATCAACTATTTCATAATAATGGCTTTTTTGGTTTATCTGGTGATTTGGGGTTCTTACCTTTCTTATACCACGCGGTTCAGGACTTTTGTGGGCATACCGGGTTTTAGCTACACCTGGGTCACCCTCAGTGTACCGGTGGGTGCGGCACTAATGTTTAGAACTGGCCTTTTGAAGATCAGAAGCGAATTTTTGAATTTACGAGAAGCTACCAGGGCTTAGAGGAGGATTGGCAATGCTTGTAGTTATAATTGCCTTTGTGGTTTTTCTTCTTTTGGGAATGCCTGTAGCTTTTGCAATAGGCATATCCGGATTTTTGTGGTTTTTGCAGCATTTAGACCTCCCTATTACCATACCCATTCAGGTTTCACTCTCTCAAACCCAGAGCTTTACCTTGCTGGCCATTCCCATGTTCATTTTGGCGGGAAATGTTATGAACAGTGCCGGGGTTACCAGAAGATTGATGGATTTTGCTTCTACCCTTACCGGGCACATGCGGGGTGGTCTGGGTCAAACCTCGGCTGTTCTTTCCACTCTCATGGGTGGTGTTTCTGGGTCCAGTATTGCAGATGCTGCTATGGAAACTCGCATGCTTGGTCCGGAGATGATTAAAAGAGGATATCCCAAAGGTTTTGCAGTGGCAGTGAATGTATGGACTTCTCTGATTACCCCAATTATTCCTCCGGGAATTGCTTTCATCATTTATGGAACTATTGGTCAGGTTTCAATTGGTAGACTCTTTGCGGCGGGTATTGTCCCGGGGGTTCTCTTGATGGTGGCTTATATGTTTGCCATAGGGGTTTCTGCAAAAAGAATGGGCTTGCAACCGGAAAGGGAAAAGCGAGCCCCGGCAAGTGCCATGGCAAAGGCTTTTTCGAGAAGCGTCTGGTCAGTTATTTTCCCGGTGCTTTTGATTCTTGGTTTGCGAACTGGTATTTTTACCCCTTCGGAAGTGGGTTCGTTTGCCGTAATCTATGGTTTGCTGATAGGTTTTTTGTTACATCGTGAGTTAAACGTGAGAACCATGTTTAACGAGACTCTTGAGCATTCTATCGGTGATATCGGGAGTGTTATGTATATCATCGTCATGTCGGCGATTTTCAGTTACGGCCTGGTCTGGGAGAGGATTCCCGAGGTTATGGCCAACACCCTGCTCGGGGTTACCACCAATCCCCATTTGTTGCTTTTGACTATTGTGATTTTCCTGGTTTTTGCTGGCCTTTTTATCGATGCTACTGCCTTGATACTTATGACCACTGCTGTTTTTCTGCCTGTGGCTCGCAAAATTGGCATAGATCCAGTTTATTTTGGTT
This portion of the Thermatribacter velox genome encodes:
- a CDS encoding C4-dicarboxylate TRAP transporter substrate-binding protein codes for the protein MKSFKWISVLVVLTFVCFLLAGLAMAVPKYVLKFNHVLGAAEPYHEGFLKWAKAVEERTNGDLKIEVYHSAQLGVEEDILEQIRAGANIGQNTDSARMGMYVPEIAVMNAAYFIDFMGAKTPEEVMETLRKIKESEVMKKWLRDLEEKYGFKVLSFMWVQGYRHFITNKPIRTPEDLKGLRIRTPGAPIWQESIRALGAQPVAVNFGEIYTAVQTKAVDGAELVYANVVAASLYEVLKYMSETGHILLINFEVVSSKWFNSLPPEYQQILVEECDKAGVETSLKIMQELEESFKQQAIEKGLQVITDVDKEAFMKAAEKAYEKLNLVKTRNALMEAIKEE
- a CDS encoding TRAP transporter small permease gives rise to the protein MHKIDFYLLKFEKNAAKVLVLSMVVLVFASGIARFLHYPINWAVDISTFMFAWACFFAVDVAWRENKMMRVDLFVKRFPKRTQRLFRLINYFIIMAFLVYLVIWGSYLSYTTRFRTFVGIPGFSYTWVTLSVPVGAALMFRTGLLKIRSEFLNLREATRA
- a CDS encoding TRAP transporter large permease → MLVVIIAFVVFLLLGMPVAFAIGISGFLWFLQHLDLPITIPIQVSLSQTQSFTLLAIPMFILAGNVMNSAGVTRRLMDFASTLTGHMRGGLGQTSAVLSTLMGGVSGSSIADAAMETRMLGPEMIKRGYPKGFAVAVNVWTSLITPIIPPGIAFIIYGTIGQVSIGRLFAAGIVPGVLLMVAYMFAIGVSAKRMGLQPEREKRAPASAMAKAFSRSVWSVIFPVLLILGLRTGIFTPSEVGSFAVIYGLLIGFLLHRELNVRTMFNETLEHSIGDIGSVMYIIVMSAIFSYGLVWERIPEVMANTLLGVTTNPHLLLLTIVIFLVFAGLFIDATALILMTTAVFLPVARKIGIDPVYFGLMFILSAAMGNQTPPVGASMYAGCSILDASVEEYTRASLPFFVATVAVIILLIFFPQLVLIIPNLIFG